The following proteins are encoded in a genomic region of Nerophis lumbriciformis linkage group LG23, RoL_Nlum_v2.1, whole genome shotgun sequence:
- the adamts1 gene encoding A disintegrin and metalloproteinase with thrombospondin motifs 1 yields the protein MMWLCCVFVGLMAELCVGAWEESTVVPVRLDAADETRVYRLDVFDQEFTLQLEPDHTFLAPGFVFHVVGSPESHPSPAPKSHRDESECFFSGTVNGDEHSAAAVNLCQGLRGGFYLDGQEFFIQPLDETEKVHVVRRRGRAAAAGEESAKCGVNEDEARVPKNLQKEPGNSEQTDHHRTRRFVSTPRYLEIMLVADQSMAEFHGAGLKAYLLTIMAVASRLYRHPSIHNSISLAVVKVLVVYEEERGPQVSSNAAMTLRNFCQWQRQHNPPSDRHPEHYDTAMLFTRTDLCGAHSCDTLGMADVGTVCDPDRSCSIIEDDGLQAAFTVAHELGHVFNMPHDDAQLCSGVNGPHWGSHMMASTLANLDQQQPWSPCSALMVTTFLDNGHGQCLLDKPAKPQALPQPLPGTVYDADHQCRLTFGDDSQHCPDLSTTCAALWCTVTTSNGLLVCQTKNSPWADGTPCGHDSYCLAGQCLTKSQAVKHQIPVNGGWGAWGPWGDCARTCGGGVQYSFRSCDNPLPKNGGKYCEGKRIQYRSCNTEICPNTNGLSFREEQCLAHNDMSAQVSLGSGEGVEWVPKYAGVSPKDRCKLVCRAKGTGYFFVLKSKVADGTPCSPDSTSVCVQGQCVKAGCDRIIGSNQRYDKCGMCGGDGATCKKVSGSLERARPGYQDVVTIPAGATHLDVKQRSPGNGRHDNSYLAVRRQDGTYLLNGDYKLMTMESDITLQGALLRYSGSSASLERLRSFSPLPEPLTIQVLSVGDAPRPRVKYSYFAPRPNNAASPNNNGGRRHSINAIRELGVAEWTLMEWGPCSQTCGGGTQQREVVCLDPQGRPSKDCPEELRPLASRACASQPCPTWLLGEWSTCSKTCGRGFRKRQLRCIGQDGRTLTHDSCDSKDRPRPLLELCYQSAC from the exons ATGATGTGGCTCTGCTGTGTTTTTGTTGGTTTGATGGCCGAGCTGTGCGTCGGCGCTTGGGAAGAAAGCACCGTGGTTCCAGTCCGGTTAGACGCCGCTGATGAGACGCGGGTGTACCGGCTAGACGTATTCGACCAAGAGTTCACCTTGCAGCTGGAGCCCGATCACACCTTCCTGGCCCCGGGGTTCGTCTTCCACGTTGTGGGGAGTCCCGAGTCCCACCCGAGCCCGGCGCCGAAGAGCCACCGGGACGAGTCGGAGTGTTTCTTCTCGGGCACCGTGAACGGGGACGAGCACTCCGCCGCCGCCGTCAACCTGTGCCAGGGACTCCGAGGTGGATTTTACTTGGACGGGCAGGAGTTCTTCATCCAGCCGCTGGACGAGACCGAGAAGGTGCACGTCGTCCGCCGCAGGGGTCGAGCCGCCGCGGCGGGAGAGGAGAGCGCCAAGTGTGGGGTCAATGAGGACGAGGCGAGGGTGCCGAAAAATCTGCAAAAGGAGCCTGGAAACTCCGAGCAGACCG ACCACCACAGAACCAGGCGTTTTGTTTCCACTCCTCGCTACCTGGAGATCATGTTGGTGGCCGACCAGTCCATGGCCGAGTTCCACGGCGCCGGGCTCAAAGCCTACCTCCTCACCATCATGGCCGTGGCCTCCCGCCTTTACCGCCACCCCAGCATCCATAACTCCATCAGCCTGGCGGTGGTGAAGGTGCTGGTGGTCTACGAGGAAGAGCGAGGCCCTCAGGTGTCGTCCAACGCCGCCATGACCTTACGCAACTTCTGCCAGTGGCAGCGGCAGCACAACCCCCCTAGTGACCGCCACCCTGAGCACTATGACACCGCCATGCTCTTCACAAGGACG GATCTGTGCGGCGCTCATTCCTGCGACACTCTGGGAATGGCAGATGTCGGCACCGTGTGTGACCCGGACAGAAGCTGCTCCATCATTGAAGACGACGGACTGCAGGCTGCGTTTACAGTAGCACACGAGCTAG GTCACGTTTTCAACATGCCTCATGACGACGCCCAGCTGTGCTCCGGGGTTAACGGTCCCCACTGGGGCTCCCACATGATGGCCTCCACCCTGGCCAATCTCGACCAGCAGCAGCCGTGGTCCCCCTGTTCCGCCCTCATGGTCACCACCTTCCTGGATAACGGCCACGGTCAATGCCTGCTCGATAAGCCCGCCAAGCCTCAAGCGCTCCCCCAGCCTCTTCCGGGGACGGTCTACGACGCGGACCACCAGTGTCGCCTGACCTTTGGTGACGACTCCCAACACTGTCCCGACCTGAGCACCACCTGCGCGGCTCTGTGGTGCACAGTGACAACTTCCAACGGTTTGCTGGTCTGCCAAACCAAGAACTCCCCGTGGGCAGACGGGACACCGTGTGGACACGATAGCTACTGTCTGGCCGGACAGTGTCTCACAAAGAGCCAAGCCGTCAAACATCAG ATTCCTGTCAACGGTGGCTGGGGAGCATGGGGTCCTTGGGGTGACTGCGCTCGAACCTGCGGCGGAGGAGTGCAATACTCTTTCCGGTCCTGCGACAACCCTTTGCCTAAGAACGGAGGCAAATACTGTGAGGGCAAGAGGATCCAGTACCGCTCCTGTAACACTGAAATCTGCCCCAACACCAACG GTCTGTCCTTCCGGGAGGAACAGTGTCTGGCTCACAACGACATGTCCGCCCAAGTGTCTCTCGGTTCGGGAGAGGGTGTTGAATGGGTGCCCAAATATGCTGGAGTTTCGCCCAAAGACCGTTGCAAGCTAGTGTGTCGGGCAAAGGGGACGGGATACTTCTTCGTCCTTAAATCTAAG GTGGCGGATGGAACCCCCTGCAGCCCCGATTCCACCTCAGTTTGCGTTCAAGGACAGTGTGTGAAGGCGGGATGTGATCGCATCATCGGCTCCAACCAGCGCTACGACAAGTGCGGCATGTGCGGCGGGGACGGAGCCACCTGCAAGAAAGTGTCGGGATCCCTGGAGCGTGCCAG GCCTGGGTACCAAGACGTGGTGACTATACCCGCGGGCGCCACCCATCTGGACGTCAAGCAGCGTTCCCCTGGCAATGGCCGCCATGACAACAGTTACCTGGCAGTGCGCCGACAGGATGGCACCTACCTGTTGAACGGCGATTATAAGCTAATGACCATGGAGTCGGACATCACCCTGCAGGGTGCGCTGTTGCGCTACAGCGGTTCCTCCGCCAGCCTCGAGCGACTCCGCAGCTTTTCCCCCCTGCCTGAGCCTCTCACCATCCAGGTACTGTCGGTGGGGGATGCCCCGAGGCCCAGAGTGAAGTATAGTTACTTTGCCCCGAGACCCAACAACGCCGCTTCCCCCAACAACAACGGCGGCCGTCGGCATTCCATCAACGCCATCCGAGAGCTGGGGGTGGCCGAGTGGACCCTGATGGAGTGGGGTCCCTGCTCCCAGACCTGCGGGGGAGGCACGCAGCAGAGAGAGGTGGTGTGTCTGGACCCCCAGGGCCGCCCGTCCAAAGACTGCCCGGAGGAGCTGCGACCTTTGGCGTCGCGCGCCTGCGCCTCTCAGCCCTGTCCCACCTGGCTTCTCGGGGAGTGGTCTACGTGCTCCAAGACCTGCGGAAGGGGGTTCCGCAAACGTCAACTCCGCTGCATCGGCCAAGACGGCCGCACACTGACCCACGACAGCTGTGACTCCAAAGATCGGCCGCGGCCCCTGCTGGAACTGTGCTACCAGAGTGCCTGCTAA